Proteins co-encoded in one Chroicocephalus ridibundus chromosome 6, bChrRid1.1, whole genome shotgun sequence genomic window:
- the LOC134517209 gene encoding basic proline-rich protein-like, producing the protein MQPPRLAPRGDRVPCDPPPAPHSLGVAEAPAEPARGHRPGPAAPGTDTRGRDSPARPPDGEPGRPGWRRPQCGTPPGRSGGLPRLPGRQGAAAHPSASPPSPTPARLPPPPAPRADPSLPTPLSPGEAGTGPRERVAPSLGPAVSAVSLPVPSPTAPSEGLAPRHDKSPLPPPPAPVNSHAQAEAPKAGAGPRLSGHTAAACNLPGNQRQRWPLQDGDGSWLPASIVAHRPQNCTANSTDCYSSLLAQQWMDRKQKRTGSLILLKSSMN; encoded by the exons ATGCAGCCGCCCCGGCTGGCACCCAGGGGCGACCGCGTCCCCTGCGACCCACCACCTGCTCCCCACAGCCTGGGTGTCGCGGAGGCCCCTGCAGAGCCCGCTCGGGGCCACCGGCCTGGCCCAGCCGCCCCCGGCACGGACACCCGGGGccgggacagccctgcgaggCCTCCCGACGGCGAGCCGGGCCGACCCGGCTGGCGGCGGCCCCAGTGCGGGACCC ccccggggcggagcggggggctGCCACGGCTGCCGGGCAGGCAGGGGGCGGCCGCTCACCCCTCGGCCTCACCTCCATCGCCGACCCCTgcccgcctccctcctcctcctgctccgcgGGCGGACCCCAGCCTCCCCACCCCGCTCTCGCCGGGAGAGGCGGGCACTGGTCCCCGGGAGAGGGTCGCCCCCAGCCTGGGGCCGGCAGTCAGCGCGGTGTCcctgcccgtccccagccccaccgcccctaGCGAGGGCCTGGCTCCAAGGCACGACAAGAGCCCCCTACCACCACCCCCTGCTCCTGTTAATTCGCACGCCCAGGCTGAAGCCCCGAAGGCAGGCGCAGGACCGCGGCTCTCCGGGCACACCGCAGCGGCTTGCAACCTGCCCGGGAACCAAAGGCAGCGGTGGCCGCTGCAGGACGGGGACGGGAGCTGGCTCCCCGCCAGCATCGTTGCCCACAGGCCGCAAAATTGCACTGCAAACAGCACAGATTGCTACTCCAGCCTGCTAGCTCAG cagTGGatggacagaaaacagaaaagaactggaTCGTTAatactgctgaaaagcagcatgaACTAG